The Ricinus communis isolate WT05 ecotype wild-type chromosome 8, ASM1957865v1, whole genome shotgun sequence sequence ATCTTTTTTATAAaggtttataaaatttattaatacataCCTATGATAAATCgtcatcaaaaaataataataagatgcTAAACAAGAGTGAAAAAAAGTATAGTGtctcttttcattttagttttaaatttcttaGTTTTACATAAATTCCATGTGGCAGgctattataaatataagatttaCTAATAagttgattttatatattaataaggAATGTGCATAATAAGCCATATCAAATTACAATTACATAAGTATTCAAAATTCAGTACAATATATACACTTAAAAAACAAAGATATTAGttagtaatataaatattataaacaaaacttaacaaacacatgtttatatttgaattttatttaaaatacatgAATTCATGAGTTAATAAGATACACAAAATTgtattatttgtttaaaatcttaaataaaaaataaatttaccgataataaaattttaaattatatgcattgcataaataaatatatcttaagttattttagtaagatatgtaaattttaaaaatatttaaagttatGTCTAAATTGTGACGAATCTTGAaagcaataataaataatcatatCTTTActtattgaataataatacaaatagtCATTATGTTGACATATGTTCATGGAATAGACTGAAacttattgtttttcttttcttttttatagcAATGGTAATTACAATCGAATAAACATAGAAGACATACTATCAAACTTAAAGCACAAAATGCAAATTACTATTACTTAGCTagtctttttttatatataatttttgtcattttagtgataaataaaatatggtcGGTAAGTTAACTAATCAGTTAAGACCTCTATCACTAAAGGAATTTAAACTATGAATAACATTGTTTAACGCGAGTTTCATAATTAGTCTCAACATTTGTCAACAAATACAAATTAGTGACactatttcaatttcttgTAATTAAGTCACTTAGTTCTATTTTCTTTCACAAGTGGGTACTTCGGATCACAACATTAGTAATTCTCTAATTTTAGGTTAGAAGTAATGACCCATGAACAAAACTGAAATTATGTTATTAACTTCTAATAACTGAAGAtagtttgattattttataatgaacAAATAAATACTGTGATCGTTAGCAAAATTATTCTGAGCAAAACTATAAATTGAGAGTTGTTGATATTGTTTAAGATGTCtttaaagaaggaaaagaaaagcctTTGAGGTACAAATTCTTTTGTTATAAGATAACAATAGTGCCAACTTCAAAAAACGAGGTAATTAAAAACaagattattgataatttactCAAAAGCCATTCTCAAACTTGTAAACAAGGATGATTTCCTTCATCACCTTATTCATTATATGTACATTGGGAATTTTAGCAAATACAGAACCAAATGCTGAGCACTTAATGTCCTTTATTTATGCTGAGCACATAAGACAGTTGACAGAAATAATCAAAGCATTGACAGCAGCTTGTTGCTAGTGTCCCCATTATATCCCCAAGACTGGGAGCTTGTGGCCAAGTACAGCAAGAGTGCTATCTTGGGTTTAACCTCTGCAACAGTGGACACATAAAATACCTTATACTCTTTATCCTGCAATTGTATTCTATCGAAGGTTCCATCTTTAGATCTCTGTATTGCAAAGGAGATATCCTCCCATTTGTTCTGAAGGCTGATCAAATCCCCTCGTTTTGGATCGAGATAGAAGAAATCATCTACCAATTGATCTTCAATATATTTAAACCGCGCAGCTTCTGAAACCATTTGGATAGCAACTAGAACGTAGTGAGCGACTTGGGCTGCTGTCACTTCATGGGTAGCAAATTTATTGAATGTAAATACTGCCTCGTTTAATTGTGTGATTCCCAATGTTGTTTGCTCTCTAAATGCTCCATAATTCTCCAGAGCAGGATAGCTACTGTTGAATGGCAGTCTAGCTTTGTTTTTGGCTTGCAGAGGGTGAAGATTATATATATCGTTAGAAGTATCATTGAAGTAGTAAGAGTAATCTCCAGCTCTAAAACCAAGTAAATATACATTAATGACATCTATTAGCAATGTTGTGGAGCGTTGAGGATTCGAAAGTTGTGCCAAGATAAACCTCTGGTCACTAGTAACAGGCACTTGGCTACGCAGCAGTGGTATCAAATAGCTCTCAGCTCCACTTTGTAATTGCTTCCGTAGATTGTTAATGAAAGTACTGTATACACTCTCTTCGACAGTGTCTGTGGCCAAGCTTACAATTGGGTAGCCAAATTCTCCAATGTCACCGTTTTCTGTTGACGGGTAAACTCTAGCTGATCCAAGCAAAATACAACAGCAAAGCCATGTTGCCACCACAAGCCACGCCTTCATATTTCCTTTCTTACTagttcttcaaattcttctgATACCTGTTacaaaaaatatcaaaacatgcttaatatataaaataaaattcaccAAACACGCAATCTTTCATTTGAAGAAGACGATCATTACAGTCCCTACGTATTAATACGTCTTAGTTTTAttgatttagtaattaaacGAGAACTAAATATTAAGCTGATGTAGCACCCAAGAACTTGATATacaagtaaaagaagaaatacaTGATACTGGGATATGTATAAATGTACCCTTTTGTTACTTACAAAGTGAGCAAGTGAGGAAAAAGcaagagtgatatattttagCATTGCTAATCATCCCCTTATATAGAGGACCTGGCATCCATTTTTCACATTTCtcgttttcttttcctttttttattctttggtTCTATATTTTGTATCATGTAACACATGCTACTTATATACATGAAGACaaatacatttatatatatatatatatatatacagctTGTGATAACTTTTGTTAATGATAAACTAATATCATTGTCCCAATCCCACAAATGGGTTCGTGAAACGAATGCAGATGTAATTGTAACATATTTGAGTACTCTGAttcttatattcttttgttttcttcccTTTAATCAATATATATGCTAACTTGTCATGAAATAGACATCCACCATACATCATCTTCAAAGAATAAATCGACATGAAAGCTTTTGaattttaagatatattttttttttcttattttcattttaactctgttaattcttttaacattttaattttatcttcatAATTTATGTCAccattttatctttaaaattttaatttcatctttCTTAAATTTCACGTTGGCTTCATCACTGCTTCCAAACTCTTGGACACATTGGTGATTATTTACATATGAAACTTGCATTAAGTTTCCTTGTGTAAGCTaactaatattatatcaaaccACACAAATTACATATGAAACTTGTCTACTCTGAAATACACATgtatgtcttttctttttctatttcttttctaatttgtattgcaaatagaatttatatacCTTTCGTTGACTCTTCATGATATGGATAAGTTGCACTAGCATTATCCTTTGATGCCTCATGACCATGTGTTACAAATAGTTTTATCCGATTAATTCCACAGCCATGTATGCACTATAGTcgagtaataaaataatgaaatttaaaagaaaaataatccaaaaaagagagaagaaaaaaagacaaaaaaattgtctttactcattttaatattatattttatataaatcccATGTGCCCTGGCACGTGCTGGCAAATACTATCATTATATCACATAATTTATTCCAATACATGTACATGACATTGATCATATCTATTGTTTTAAGAAAACCTATAACTTTCGACAAGTAACAATCGTATACATTTTCAATCAAGTTGGGTTACATATAATACAAGAGTTATCTCTAATCTCAACATTtgaggtatatatatatatataatactaattctaataattaaagaatgtAACTAATCCCAAAGGATATATAAagataacaaaagaaaatgtagaaTATATAGCAGGAATTGGCGCATGCACGTCTCAACTCTATAGATATACTTTCTAAACTTGCTTTATATACTATCACTACTCTTTAGGCGTACCCACGCCTCTTCTCTGTTTAAACCCCTTCAAATTGGAGTATGGAGATTTGAGATATCCAACTTGTTAAATAAGAATTGAAGTGATtgtcttttcaaaaaaattcatCCCTCGAGTGAAATTCGGGACTTGTTTTTCAACATTGTGCTTAAGAATATCTAACAAATTTTttagctttctttttttaacctGCAAAGTcccttcaaatttttttagatttttgagACTTGTAGTCCTCTCTAGTCTCaacaattaagaaatatacataTGCAAAGAATACTAATCTCAATAATTAAGGGATGTAACTAACTCCAGTAATTAaggaatataagaaaaaataataaaagaaaagatagaatATATAGTAAGAATTGGCATGCCTGCATCTTAGAGCATCTCCAATagtgttctttattttaaagagcataatttctataataaagagtattttaaaaaatattcaaatataaagagtaaatattttatttaagtctaataa is a genomic window containing:
- the LOC8268711 gene encoding ribosome-inactivating protein gelonin: MKAWLVVATWLCCCILLGSARVYPSTENGDIGEFGYPIVSLATDTVEESVYSTFINNLRKQLQSGAESYLIPLLRSQVPVTSDQRFILAQLSNPQRSTTLLIDVINVYLLGFRAGDYSYYFNDTSNDIYNLHPLQAKNKARLPFNSSYPALENYGAFREQTTLGITQLNEAVFTFNKFATHEVTAAQVAHYVLVAIQMVSEAARFKYIEDQLVDDFFYLDPKRGDLISLQNKWEDISFAIQRSKDGTFDRIQLQDKEYKVFYVSTVAEVKPKIALLLYLATSSQSWGYNGDTSNKLLSML